ATTACAAATAACCAGGTACAGGTCATTACACAAGCTCCGAACCTGGGCACAGAGGATATTGAGCAGTTTGTTACCTATCCAGTGGAGGTGGCAGTAGCCAACCTACCCGGTGTAACTGAAATCCGCTCGGTTTCCCGATTTGGTTTATCGGTAGTAACTATCGTTTTTGAAGACGATATTGGAACTTATCTGCCAAGGCAATTAGTGGCTGAAAAGCTTGCAGAAATCAAAGAAAGTATCCCAAAAGAATTTGGTGAGCCTTCAATGGGGCCAATATCCACCGGGTTGGGAGAAATCTATCAATACACACTAAAAGTAGATTCTACTCACAAAGGCCAATTCACTCCCACTGATTTACGCACGATGCAAGATTGGATTGTGCGTAGGCAAATGGCAATGGTTCCCGGAGTGGTAGAAATAAACGCCATTGGAGGAAGTTTGAAACAGTATGAAGTGGCCATCAACCCAGATGAACTGAAGGCAATTGGCATTACTATTCTTGATATTTTCAATGCACTGGAAGCCAACAATCAGAATACAGGTGGCGCTTATATCGAGAAAAACCATCAAGCCAATTTTATTAGAGGCGAAGGTTTAGCCAGAAATCTGAAAGACATTGAGAACATAGTGGTTAAAAATGTGAATAACCTGCCTATCCGAATCAAGGATGTAGCAAAAGTTCAATATGGTAATGCGGTTCGTTATGGTGCACTAACGCAGGATGGTGAAGAAGTTGTAGGTGGGTTAGTGTTATTGCTCAAAGGAGCCAACTCCAATGATGTAATAATTCGTGTGAAAGAACGCATGATGGAAATTCAGAAATCCTTACCTGAAGGTATTGTAATTGAACCACTACTTGACAGAAGTAAACTCATAGCAAAAACAACAGACACAGTCAGCACTAACCTGATGGAAGGGGCATTGATTGTCATTTTTGTTTTGGTGTTTCTGCTTGGGAATTGGCGTGGTGGATTAATCGTAGCATCAACTATTCCCCTATCCTTATTGTTTGCTTTTGTATTAATGAACGTTTTTGGCGTTTGGGCAAATTTGATGAGCCTGGGAGCCATTGATTTCGGAATCATTATAGACGGTGCTGTAATAATTGTGGAAAGCACCGTATTTCTCCTTCATGAACGTGTATTGAAAAAACAGAACATCACTGCACAGGTTAGAGATGAAGTATCCTATTCGGCCTCAAGCAAAATGATGAATGCTGCCTTCTTTGGTCAACTCATTATACTCATAGTGTTTATCCCGATTCTTGCCCTACAAGGTGTTGAGGGTAAAATGTTCAAGCCGATGGCACTCACCTTCATGTTTGCCATGATTGGTGTTATGATCCTTTGCCTAACCTATGTTCCTATGATGTCGGCTTGGTTTATTCGTACAAGCAACAGTAATAAAGCTTCATGGGGTGATCGTTTTGTCCTTTGGCTTGAGAATATTTATGACCCCACATTGGGTAGGGCATTAAAAAAAGCCAAATGGGTAATCGTTTCAGCGGTTGTATTGCTCGGCTTGGCGGTCTTTACCTTCTCACGCATGGGTGGAGAATTTGTTCCACAGTTGGATGAAGGAGATATTGCATTTCATGCTATTCTAAAACCGGGTAGCTCGCTATCGGAAACCATCGAAACCACCACCAAAATAGAAGGTATTGTTAAGACTAAGTTTCCTGAAGTACTGAAGATAGTTAGCCGTATTGGGTCTGCCGAAATCCCAACAGATCCTATGCCCTTTGATTATGCAGATGTATTCGTCATAATGGCTCCCAAGGAAGAATGGGTTTCTGCCGAAAGCAAAGACGATCTGATATATAAAATGAAAGAGGAACTGGAAAAGATACCAGGTGTCAATTTCGAGTTTACCCAGCCCATCGAAATGCGGTTCAACGAATTGTTAGAAGGAATTAAGGAGGATATTGCCATCAAATTATACGGGGAAGACATCAATATCTTGGCCGCAAAAGCGGAAGAAATATCAAAGATTATTGCCGGGACTCAAGGCATAGGTGATATGCGTGTGGAGGCAACAACAGGACTTCCCCAAATGACTGTGCAGTATAACCGGAATAAACTGGCTCAATATGGGGTAAATATCCAAGACCTGAATAGGTTGATTCAATCAGCTTTTGTAGGTGGTAAGGCGGGGGTAATTTTTGAAGGTGAAAAACGTTTTGATTTGGTCGTTCGACTAGATGAACAACACCGTAAAAGCATTGACGATATAAAGAACCTCTACATTAGTTTACCCAGCGGCTCACAAATCCCTCTGAAAGAAGTAGCAAACATAAGCTACCAACCAGGCCCCATGCAAATCAGCCGGGATAATACCAACCGCAGGACTTATGTAGGCATCAATGTCAGGGGACGTGATATAAAATCACTTGTAGAAGAAATTCAGCAAAAGTTGGACGCAAAGCTTGACCTCCCCCCTGGTTATTACATACGGTATGGGGGCGCTTTTGAGAACCTGGAACGAGCAAGTAAACGCTTACAAGTAGTTGTGCCAATTGCTTTGGGATTGATATTCTTACTCATATTTTTTGCTCTAAAGTCTTTCAAACAATCCATGATGATATACATGGCCATTCCATTGGCAGCCATTGGAGGGGTTTTCTCTTTATGGTTGAGAGATATGCCGTTCAGTATTTCAGCAGGCGTTGGTTTTATTGTACTCTTTGGAGTAGCGGTATTAAATGGATTGGTACTCATAAGTGGATGGAACGAACTGAAGGATGAAGGTGTAAGCGATTTGAATGAACGTATCCGGTTAGGCGCAAGAAGGCGGATAAGGCCAATTCTTCTTACAGCACTCACAGATGTCTTTGGCTTTTTGCCAATGGCTGTTTCTACCTCGGCAGGTGCAGAAGTCCAGCAACCCTTAGCGACCGTGGTAATTGGCGGAATGATTACAGCCACTTTACTTACCTTATTTGTGCTTCCTATATTATACAGGTGGGTAGAAAACAGAAGCTCCAAAGTAATGATACCCAAAGCCATGACTATTCTGATACTGATTGGTGGATTCACTCTTTTTTCGTCCGGTGAACTGAAAGCTCAAGAGACTAAAGATAAAACAGTCACCACATTAGAGGAAGCCCTCAGGATCGGTTTATCGAATAACGGCAATGTGCAGGTAGCGAAAACCAATATCGAGTTGCAGGAACAAGGGAAAAAAGCTGCTTTTGATCCGGGCAAGACCAATATAG
The Croceimicrobium hydrocarbonivorans genome window above contains:
- a CDS encoding CusA/CzcA family heavy metal efflux RND transporter, translating into MINQIISFSIKNKLIIGMLTIALIIGGLWSASQVPLDAVPDITNNQVQVITQAPNLGTEDIEQFVTYPVEVAVANLPGVTEIRSVSRFGLSVVTIVFEDDIGTYLPRQLVAEKLAEIKESIPKEFGEPSMGPISTGLGEIYQYTLKVDSTHKGQFTPTDLRTMQDWIVRRQMAMVPGVVEINAIGGSLKQYEVAINPDELKAIGITILDIFNALEANNQNTGGAYIEKNHQANFIRGEGLARNLKDIENIVVKNVNNLPIRIKDVAKVQYGNAVRYGALTQDGEEVVGGLVLLLKGANSNDVIIRVKERMMEIQKSLPEGIVIEPLLDRSKLIAKTTDTVSTNLMEGALIVIFVLVFLLGNWRGGLIVASTIPLSLLFAFVLMNVFGVWANLMSLGAIDFGIIIDGAVIIVESTVFLLHERVLKKQNITAQVRDEVSYSASSKMMNAAFFGQLIILIVFIPILALQGVEGKMFKPMALTFMFAMIGVMILCLTYVPMMSAWFIRTSNSNKASWGDRFVLWLENIYDPTLGRALKKAKWVIVSAVVLLGLAVFTFSRMGGEFVPQLDEGDIAFHAILKPGSSLSETIETTTKIEGIVKTKFPEVLKIVSRIGSAEIPTDPMPFDYADVFVIMAPKEEWVSAESKDDLIYKMKEELEKIPGVNFEFTQPIEMRFNELLEGIKEDIAIKLYGEDINILAAKAEEISKIIAGTQGIGDMRVEATTGLPQMTVQYNRNKLAQYGVNIQDLNRLIQSAFVGGKAGVIFEGEKRFDLVVRLDEQHRKSIDDIKNLYISLPSGSQIPLKEVANISYQPGPMQISRDNTNRRTYVGINVRGRDIKSLVEEIQQKLDAKLDLPPGYYIRYGGAFENLERASKRLQVVVPIALGLIFLLIFFALKSFKQSMMIYMAIPLAAIGGVFSLWLRDMPFSISAGVGFIVLFGVAVLNGLVLISGWNELKDEGVSDLNERIRLGARRRIRPILLTALTDVFGFLPMAVSTSAGAEVQQPLATVVIGGMITATLLTLFVLPILYRWVENRSSKVMIPKAMTILILIGGFTLFSSGELKAQETKDKTVTTLEEALRIGLSNNGNVQVAKTNIELQEQGKKAAFDPGKTNIGAQYGQYNSFENDFALNLTQQFDFPTVYTNQHKLAKEKTEGSQMQLAVTENSLKRDIRQSWYQLAYLREKEKLLLYQDTIYGRFLHAATIRYETEATSYLEKAAAETKVMEIQNTLKLIASDIAIQEKQLRILLNDTTGIHFMPGVLAERTMAGIQDSTQVANNPLLAYAKQQIDIAGAEKAVQSSKMLPGLSVGYFNQSLIGQLTTTGDIAGPSNRFSGVQVGISIPIFYGSYKANIKSAQLKEQMAETNANYYTSVLQGQYEQQLQEVFKYGGSLSYYKDKAIPQANLIIGNAQKSFENGAIDYVEYFQNLNQGLELKFNYLNTLNGYNQAIINLEYLIGQ